The Microterricola viridarii genome segment GCGACGCCGCAGCACTACGGCCCGGCCGTGGCACTGTTCGTCGAACGCGCGCAGGCGGCCCGCCCGGGGGCGTCGATGCCCCTCGACGTCATCGCGCGGCTCTGCACCCGTCTTGACGGGCTGCCGCTCGCCATCGAGCTCGCCGCCGCACGCGTGCGCTCCCTCACCGTCGAACAGATCGAGAGCCGGCTGGGCAATCGCTTCGCGCTGCTCACGAACGGCGATCGCTCCGCCCCCGAGCGCCACCAGACGTTGCAGGCCGTCATCGACTGGAGCTGGCGGCTGCTGCGCCCGGCCGAGCAGCGTGCGCTCGCACGGCTCTCGCTGTTCGCCGACGGATTCAGCGCGGAGGCCGCCGAGGCCGTGATCGCGGCGGAGGCGCAGGGCGCCGGCGGGGCTGCTGACGGCACCGATGACGGCGCGCTCTCGATCGACGTGCTCGATGCGCTCGTCGCCCAATCACTTGTCGTCGTGCACGAGCACGAGGAGACCGGCACGCTGCGCTACCGCATGCTCGAGACCGTGCGCGAGTTCGGGCAGGCCCAGCTGCGCGGAAGCGCGGAAGCCGAGTGGGCCAGGCTGGCCGTGCATTCGTGGGCGACGACGTTCGCTCGCGGCGCCCTCGAGCATGCACAGGGCCCCGGCCAGATTGCCATGTTCCGCTCCGTCACGATGGAACAGGACAACCTCGTGATGGTGTTGCGCGAGTCAATCGATTCCGGTGACGCCAGGACCGTGCTCGACGTCTTCGCACTGCTCTCTTACTACTGGACGGTGCGCAGCGCACACAGCGAGGTGGTCGCGTTCGCACCGCTCGTGCTCGATGCGACCCGCGGCTATGTTCCGGATGCCGACCACTTGGAGGCGGCCATCGGCAGCTTCACGGTGCTCGCGGCCACCGGGCTTTTCGTCGGCGACACCGGCGGCATGCGCGCCCTCGTGCAGGTGCGCACGCTTCTCGGGCGCACCGAGTACGTGCCACCGCGGTTGCGCGCACTCGGCCGATTCCTGTCTGCGGCGACAGACCTCGACGCGGCGCGCGCGATGCTCGACACGATGCGCGATGACGATGACGTCGCGACCGCGCTCCTCGGCAACCTGTTCTCTGCGCAGATCGCCGAGAACGACGGGGAACCACTCGTCGCAGCGCGTGCCGCTGCGCGCGCATGGGAACTGGCGGCCCAGATCGAAGACACCTGGGCGGCCGCGATGGCCGCGATGATGTTGGCGCAGCTCTCGAGCCAGTCCGCGCGACACGACGACGCACTGCGATGGAGCGGGCGGGCGCGAAGCGGGCTCCTCGATCTGGACGTGCCGGACGACCTGCAGCAATTGGAGTGGATCTTCGCGGTCAATCTCCTGGGCTCCGGGCAGCTCGAGGAGGCGCGTGACGTCTTCACGCGATTCGCCGCGATCAACCGACAGTCGGAGCATGCCCTTGAGCTGCGCTCGATCGGCCAGGTCGGCCTGGCGGAGGTGATGCGCGTGGACGGCGATCTCCCCACCGCGCAGCGGCTCTTCGCGGAGGCGATCAATGGCTTCCGCACCGGGGCACAACGTTCATCCCCATGGTTCCAGATGGCGCTGTCCGCGTTCATCGCGGCCCAACTCACCGACGGCACCGGCGACACCGACCTCGTCGCCCGTCAGGTCAAGACGCTCCGGGCCCGAGTCATCGGCTACCGCCGCGCGCGCCCCGAGTTCAGCGACAAGCCGGTGCTCGGAACATCGGCCGCCGCTCTCGCGCTCTGGGCGATCCCGCAGGACGAGCGACAGGCCCTCGGCCTGGAGCTCTTCGCTCTGGCCGAGGGCCTGCACGGGCGGCAAGACCTGCCTTCCCTGAACCTGGCATCCCAGGCCGCCCGCATCGAGCGGCTGTTCGGGCCGGATGCGCTGCGGGATGCCCGGGCGGGGGTTGCGCTGCTCAGCCTCAACGAGCGGGCGGCGCGGGCTTATGCCGTTATTGAGGTGGAGTGGGGTGGGTAGCTGCCGGGGAGTGGGGACGGCCGTTCTGCCTCAACCGCTTGGTGCGGGGTGGAGCGTAGCTGGGGCAGCCGCCCTCGTGACTGGTGGTTTTTGAGGTTTCCTGGGGCAGCCGCCCTCTTGACTGGTGGTTTTTGAAGGTTCCTGGGGCAGCCGCCCTCGTGACTGGTGGTTTTTGAGGTTTCCTTGGTTGGGGCTGCCGCCTTTCGCAAGGCGCTGAAATTGCTTCGCAATTTCAGGCCTTGCGCATATAAGCCCGGACTGTGAGGGGGCGAAGATGGCGACGATGACGCCGGCGCCCAGCAGCGAAAGGTAGGCCTCCACACCGAAGGTGCCGGTGTTCACGAGCTCGCGCACGGCCGTCACCAGGTGCGACACCGGGTTGATGTTCACGAACCACTGCAGCCAGGTCGGCATGGTCTCGACGGGCACGAAGGCGTTGGAGAGGAATGTGAGCGGGAAGAGCACCAGCATCGAGATGCCTTGCACGCTCGAGGCGGTGCGTGCGATCACGCCGAAGAAGGCGAAGATCCAGCTGATCGCCCAGGAGCACGCGATCACCAGGAGTCCGGCCACGGCCACGGCGCCCAGGCCGCCCTCGGGCCGGAACCCCATGATGAAGCCCATCGTGAAGGTGAGCACGGTGGCGATTCCGTAACGCACCGTGTCGGCCAGCAGCGCTCCTGAGAGCGGCGCGATGCGGGCGATCGGGAGCGATCGGAAGCGGTCGAAAACGCCCTTGTCCATGTCTTCGCGCAGCTGCACGCCGGTGACGACGGAGGTGGTGATGACCGTCTGCACCAGGATGCCGGGGATGATGACCGGCAGGTAGCTCTGCACGTCGCCGGAGATGGCGCCGCCGAAGATGTAGGTGAACATCACGGTGAAGATGATGGGCTGCAGCGTGACGTCGAACAGCTGCTCCGGCGTCCGCTTGATCTTCAACAGCCCGCGGTACGCCATGGTAAGCGTGTGCGAGGCGGTCTCGGCGAACGTGACCCGGTTCTTCAACTGGCGGTCGACGCCGGGGGTGATGGACTGCGCTGGATGCGCGTTCTCAACGCGCGGCGGCGTGTTCAGGCTGGTGGTGCTCATGCGCGGCTCCCTTCAAGAGTGGCGGAATCGGTGTTCTCACCGGTGGCGGCGTCAGCTGTGTCGCTGTCGTCGACGCCGTGGCCGGTGAGGGTGAGGAAGACCTGGTCTAGCGACGGCTTCTGCACGCTCATCTCGGCGAGCCGCACCCCCTCATCGCGCAGGGTGACGAGCAGCTCTGTGACAAGGTCGGGGTTGTTCATCGGGGCCGTGATCCGGCCGGCCTCCGGCGAGACCCTCGCCTCGACGCCGAGCACGTTCGCGATGGCGACGCGCGCATCTTCGAGGTCGGCGGGGTCGACGAGCCGCAGCTCGAGGCTCGACTCGCCGACGGACGCCTTGAGCTCGTCGGCTGTGCCCTCCGCGACGACGCGGCCGCGGTCGATCACGGCGATGCGGTCGGCCAGCTGGTCGGCCTCGTCGAGGTACTGCGTGGTGAGGAGCACGGTCGAGCCGGTGGCCACAAGTCGCCGGATCGTGTCCCACATCTGTGCGCGGGTGCGCGGGTCCAGCCCCGTCGTCGGCTCGTCCAGGAAGATCAGCGGCGGCTGCGCGATGAGGCTGGCAGCCAGGTCGAGGCGCCGGCGCATGCCGCCGGAGAAGTTCTTGAGCGGCCGTTTCGCGGCCTCGATGAGCCCGAACTCCTCGAGCAGCTCGCTCGCCTTGCGCTTCGCGGCGGAGGAGCTGAGGCCGTGCAGGCGGGAGAACAGCACGAGGTTCTCTGTGGCGGAGAGGGTCTCGTCGACGGAGGCGTATTGGCCGGTGACGCCGATCAGTTGGCGCACGACCTGTGATTCGCGTTGCACGTCGTGCCCGAAGATGCGGGCCTCGCCGGCATCCGGGCGCAGCAAGGTGGCGAGCATGCTGATGGTCGTCGTCTTGCCCGCGCCGTTGGGGCCGAGCACCCCATAGACGGTTCCGGTCTGCACGCGGAGGTCGACGCCGTCGACGGCGCGGTTGCTGCCAAAAGTCTTGACGAGCCCGTTGGCCTCGACGGCCCAGTTGCTCGTGGTGGATCGGGCGGATGCCTCACGCCCGGTGAGCGGTGTGCTCATGGCGATCCTTTCAGTCTGTGTGAGCGCCAGATCGGCTGCGCAGAGTCTGCGTCAGCGGGCGGCACAGTGTGAGTCTGCGCGCGGGCACTCACAGATCACTGTCGTGCCGCTTACATCGCGCTGTCGTGACGGGAATCGCACCGCTACCCCGAAAAGTCGCGCCGAAAGCGCCCGCAACGCACGATTCTGCGAACAGACGCCACACGGCTGCGCACCCCACTCCCTACGATGGACAGGTGACAGCGTTCGTCTCAGCCCTCGATCTGTTCTCGATCGGTATTGGCCCGTCCAGTTCCCACACGGTCGGCCCCATGCGGGCTGCCCTCGACTTCGCCGACCGCCTCGGCGCCGGCCACCCCGCCGTCCTCGGCCGGGTCGATCGAATCTCCTGCGTGCTCTTCGGCTCGCTCGGCGCGACCGGCATCGGCCACGGCACCCCGGACGCCATCGTCGCCGGACTCGCCGGCCTGCGCCCGGAGGACTGCGACCCTGACGCGGTGCGCGGCGCCTGGAGCACACTGCCGAAGGCGGCCGTCGGGCACGGCATCGTACAGCTGGCCGGAACCCGACCGGTGCAGATCACCCGCGACGACATCACGTTCGCGCCGTTCACCCGGCTGCCGGGGCACCCGAACGCGATGACGTTGCACGCCTGGGAGCGGGACGCCGACGGCAGCGAGCGTGAGCTGCTGCGCGAGACCTACTACTCGGTGGGCGGCGGCTTCATCCGCCGGGCCAGCGAGGACGCCGGCGCGCTGGCACCCGGCCTCGCGTCGGGCGTGGCCGGCGCAAGGACGGCCGGTTCGGACGGCAACGGATCGGATAGCGCACAGGCAGCGACTGCGCCGCGCCCTCTGCCGGTCACCGCGGCGGCCACCGCCCGGCATCCGCTGCCCTACTCCAGCTCGGCCGAGCTGCTCGCCCTCTGCGAGGAGCAGGGTGTCGGGCTCTGCGACATCGCTCGCGCCAACGAGGAGGCGGTGCACGGGCAGGAGGGCCTGGACGCCGGCCTCGACGCCATCTGGGCGGCCATGCGCAGCTGCGTCGACAATGGACTCGCCACGACGGGCGTGTTGCCCGGCGGCCTCGGCGTCAAGCGCCGCGCGCCCGCCGTGCGCGCGCAGCTCGACGCTCACGACGGCCAGCCGGTGCGGGAGCGCGACACGTCCACCGAGTGGTTGCACGCCTTCGCCCTCGCCGTCAACGAGGAGAACGCGGCGGGCGGCCGTGTCGTCACGGCGCCCACCAACGGCGCGGCCGGCATCATCCCGGCGGTGGGGCACTACTACCTGCGTTTCGTGGCGGGGGCCTCGCCCGTTGGCATCCGCAACTTCCTGCTCACGGCCGCCGCGATCGGCTCCCTC includes the following:
- a CDS encoding L-serine ammonia-lyase, encoding MTAFVSALDLFSIGIGPSSSHTVGPMRAALDFADRLGAGHPAVLGRVDRISCVLFGSLGATGIGHGTPDAIVAGLAGLRPEDCDPDAVRGAWSTLPKAAVGHGIVQLAGTRPVQITRDDITFAPFTRLPGHPNAMTLHAWERDADGSERELLRETYYSVGGGFIRRASEDAGALAPGLASGVAGARTAGSDGNGSDSAQAATAPRPLPVTAAATARHPLPYSSSAELLALCEEQGVGLCDIARANEEAVHGQEGLDAGLDAIWAAMRSCVDNGLATTGVLPGGLGVKRRAPAVRAQLDAHDGQPVRERDTSTEWLHAFALAVNEENAAGGRVVTAPTNGAAGIIPAVGHYYLRFVAGASPVGIRNFLLTAAAIGSLVKANASISGAEGGCQAEVGSACAMAAGALCAVLGGTPRQVENAAEIAMEHHLGLTCDPVGGLVQVPCIERNAIAASTAVSAARLALHGDGTHLVSLDTVIETMRQTGLDMMTKYKETSEGGLAVNVIEC
- a CDS encoding ATP-binding cassette domain-containing protein; the encoded protein is MSTPLTGREASARSTTSNWAVEANGLVKTFGSNRAVDGVDLRVQTGTVYGVLGPNGAGKTTTISMLATLLRPDAGEARIFGHDVQRESQVVRQLIGVTGQYASVDETLSATENLVLFSRLHGLSSSAAKRKASELLEEFGLIEAAKRPLKNFSGGMRRRLDLAASLIAQPPLIFLDEPTTGLDPRTRAQMWDTIRRLVATGSTVLLTTQYLDEADQLADRIAVIDRGRVVAEGTADELKASVGESSLELRLVDPADLEDARVAIANVLGVEARVSPEAGRITAPMNNPDLVTELLVTLRDEGVRLAEMSVQKPSLDQVFLTLTGHGVDDSDTADAATGENTDSATLEGSRA
- a CDS encoding ATP-binding protein; its protein translation is MQDDARSEGEFEVGERLAAATRTRTPPPRVAVLGPVQVEGKNGVLVEPSGALAKTLLTALALGSQRPLGGSLSVEFLIDELWADEPPKQAKAALQTLVSRLRGVVADGLIHSDASGYALRVAADELDIARASALSAHAAALAANNSPDQALDAVTRALELWRGEPGAELPAGEVRDQLTVVAARLRTRLLEARAQCLLNTGQAEGALAPLRALVQADPLNERTALLLLRALVDSGRPTEALAAFAEFRRQLREQLGASPGAELIAFNAAILVGEHERPALTPKRSTSIGVRAAPNELRGRAADVAALDAALETSRLVTIVGAGGLGKTRLAHELARRSELPLIVVVELASVRSDDDVTLAFASTLGIRELPAGQRLADAVARPDVRVRVVAELAAQPTLLVVDNCEHVLGGSAEWIAELLASCPELHVLATSRSPLELTAERVYALGPLSAASDAATPQHYGPAVALFVERAQAARPGASMPLDVIARLCTRLDGLPLAIELAAARVRSLTVEQIESRLGNRFALLTNGDRSAPERHQTLQAVIDWSWRLLRPAEQRALARLSLFADGFSAEAAEAVIAAEAQGAGGAADGTDDGALSIDVLDALVAQSLVVVHEHEETGTLRYRMLETVREFGQAQLRGSAEAEWARLAVHSWATTFARGALEHAQGPGQIAMFRSVTMEQDNLVMVLRESIDSGDARTVLDVFALLSYYWTVRSAHSEVVAFAPLVLDATRGYVPDADHLEAAIGSFTVLAATGLFVGDTGGMRALVQVRTLLGRTEYVPPRLRALGRFLSAATDLDAARAMLDTMRDDDDVATALLGNLFSAQIAENDGEPLVAARAAARAWELAAQIEDTWAAAMAAMMLAQLSSQSARHDDALRWSGRARSGLLDLDVPDDLQQLEWIFAVNLLGSGQLEEARDVFTRFAAINRQSEHALELRSIGQVGLAEVMRVDGDLPTAQRLFAEAINGFRTGAQRSSPWFQMALSAFIAAQLTDGTGDTDLVARQVKTLRARVIGYRRARPEFSDKPVLGTSAAALALWAIPQDERQALGLELFALAEGLHGRQDLPSLNLASQAARIERLFGPDALRDARAGVALLSLNERAARAYAVIEVEWGG